The Cellulophaga lytica DSM 7489 nucleotide sequence AGTTAAAAACTATATTTAAGTAATAATTATTTAATTAGATGTTGTTGTATCTTTAGTAAAACGCTAGTTATGAACCAAAGATCTACAGATCTCTTGCGTATTAGGCCAGAGATTAAAGCTACTAAAATAGTAGCAGGAATTAGTAATGACGAACTTTTTCAGAACAAAACAATTAGACCTATTCTTAAATTGCAAAACGATTTAATTCTGGTTGTTTTTAAAAACTACATTAAAAAACACAAAAACAAATTTTACAACCTTACTTTAGAAAAAAGACTAGAGTATATTGAAAATGCAATACAAAGAGACATTAAATTTAGAAATGCTCTTAAAGGCATAATTATAGGTCAGTTTACTGTAGAGGAATATGAAACCTATACACTAAATTCATCTGCACTTAATAAAAGAATGATGTCTATGGCTATTACAAGGCTTAAAGACCAATTACAGTACTTTGATGAGCCCGTTTTAGTCTAAAATAGACTCTCCATTTAAATTAGTTGTTAATACATCGCTCATTAAATCAAAAAATGGCCTTATTGTAGCAAACGATTGATTTACTGTATCTAAAAAATTAGAAGACAATACTTCTTTATCTGTAAATTCTTTGGTAAAGATGTATTGTTTTTTACGTATTAAGTCAATATCATTGTGCTCAACATCAAAACCTTTGGGAGCTCTTTTTAATTCATCACCAGCTAATTCTCCCCATACAGCTTTAAATTTTTTAGAACCTATTGCCTCTCTAAATTCAGATGCATCAAGCTCTAACTCTTTTCTTATTCTAAATAAATCTTCTTTATTAGGAGCCCAAAAACCAGTAGCAATAAAACTATTACCTGGTTCTATATGTACATAATAACCACCTCTTAAACGTGCTCCTGCCCTAGTAAAAGAACCCGCTAAATGTACTTTATATGGGGTTTTGTTTTTAGAAAAACGTACATCTCTATAAATTCTAAAAACTTTAGATTTTTCAATATCATCATGTTCATTAAGTTTTTCTTCTAATAAAGTAATAAACCCTTTAAAGGCATTTTCTTCAATCTTAAATTCTTCTTTATGCTCTAAAAACCACTCTCTTGTATTGTTTTCTTTAAGCTTATTTAAAAAACTAAAGGTATTTTTAGAGATTACATCATTTTTCATAAAAATCTTACTAATCTATTATTTATGCTAAAGTTAACTGTTTTTAAAAGTTTATTTATCTAAATAATGGTTAATTTTGATAGTTGAATACATTACATATGACACTAAAATCTGTAATTAAAGAGATAGAGTTGCATAAAAAGCAACCCAATTTAAACTTTAGTTTAAAAGAAAAAACAGAAGTTTTTACCCAAAAGCTTTTTTATACTTTGTTTGATACACAAACACCTGTTGCTAAAAATTTAGAAGAGTTAGAGCTGCAGTTTGATGAACTTGTGAATCTTGCCTGCTGGAAATTAGAAAAGCCTTGTAAAAAGATTTGGGATAAATACGTGGTTACCTTACCTCGCATATTAGAAAAGCTTAATTTAGATGCAGAGGCTATTGTAAACTGTGATCCTGCTTCACTATCTATAGAAGAAGTGTATATGGCATATCCTGGATTTTACGCTATAGCTATTTACAGGTTAGCTCATGAGTTACACGCTATTGGTTTTCCTTTAGTACCGCGTTTAATGACCGAGTATGCACATAGGCTTACTGGTGTAGATATTAACCCAGGAGCTAAAATTGGAAATTCATTTTTTATAGACCATGCTACTGGTGTTGTTATAGGAGAAACAGCAGTTATAGAAAACCACGTAAAAATATACCAAGGTGTTACTCTAGGCGCTTTATTTGTTGCTAAAAACTTAAAGCAAACCAAAAGGCACCCTACCATTAAAAATAATGTTACAATTTATGCAAATGCCACTATTTTAGGTGGTGACACTATTATAGGAGAAAATACTATAATTGGTGGTAATGCATGGGTTACTAGCTCTATACCTGCAAACTCTAAAGTTTTTCATAAAACAGAAATTAAAATTAAAACTACACAAAATGTCTAATACTATTCTAGATTTAATAGGTAATACGCCCTTAGTTGAGTCTAAAGTTTTAAATACAAACCCTAACGTTAGACTTTTTTTTAAGTTAGAAGGAAATAACCCTGGAGGAAGTGTTAAAGACAGAGCTGCTTATAATATGATTAAGAGCGCTTTAGATAGAGGTGATATTGATAAAAACACTAAACTTGTTGAAGCTACAAGTGGTAATACAGGTATTGCGTTAGCTATGATTGCTGGTATTTTTAAATTAGATATAGAAATTGTTTTATCTGAAGGATCTACCAAAGAGCGTATACAAACAATGCGTGCTTATGGTGCTAAAGTAACTTTAACACCTGCAAAAACCGGAATTTTAGGTGCTAGAGATTATGCAGATGAGCAAGTGAAAAAAGGCGCTGTAATGCTTAATCAGTTTGGAAATAACGACAATTGGAAAGCTCATTACAAATCTACCGGACCAGAAATTTGGAGAGATACTAATAAAGAAATAACACACTTTGTATCATCTATGGGTACAACGGGCACTATAATGGGAACATCTACCTATTTAAAAGAACAAAACAGCAACATACAAATTGTTGGCGTACAACCAAAAGAAGGTGCAAAAATTCCAGGAATACGTAAATGGCCGCAAGAATATTTACCAAAAATATTTGATGCTTCTAAAGTAGATCAAATTATAGATGTTAGCCAAGAAGAAGCAGAACAAACTACACTTTTATTAGCTAAAAAAGAAGGTATTTTTGCTGGTGTTAGTAGTGGTGGCGCTGCTTTTGCTGCTGCAAAACTGGCTAGTACATTAGATAGTGGCACTATTGTGTCTATAGTATGTGATAGAGGTGACAGGTATTTGTCATCTGGCTTATTTGGATAAAATACTTTAAAGATGATGTTTACCTTAATTTAAACATCATCTTTAAAATCTAAACTATGCAACATTAATCCAGATCCTGGAGCAACAAAAACAAACTTAGTTGTACTATTGGGCTTTAAAGCCTCTTCAATATCAGAAAGAGTAACTTCTCCTTTTCCGAGCTGAATTAAAGCTCCCATAAGCATACGTACTTGGTACCGCATAAAACCTTCTCCTTTTATATGAAAAGCATAAGATTTTTTAGGAAAAAAATTTGCTTTTAAAATGGTGTTCTCTTTTATTTCTGCTGAATTTACTTTACGTATAAATTTTCCGTTTTCTTTAGGCTTTGCAGTAAAGCTTTTAAAATTATGTGTGCCAACAAATAAGCTTGTTGCTTTTTTCATTAAATCTAAATCTAAGTTGTCTTGTATATTTGCCATAAAAGGCGCGGTATACGGATGATTTTTTTCTCCAAATGAAAACAAATACACATATTCCTTTTCTTTGCTGTGCTGTATTATATTAAACTTTTCTTTTACGTGCTTTACACTAACAATTCTAATATCTGACGGTAGATTTTTATTAAAGTCCTTTAAAAAAAAATCTAAATCTTGTAACGGTTCACCATCTAAAAAAAGCTCAAAAGCAGCATCTAAAGCAGACACTTTTGCATCTGTACGGCCTGCTCCTAAAATTTTATATTGACGTTCTGGTAGTATAAATTTTAGTGTTTTAGCAAGCATACCTTCAATAGTTTTATAGCCTGGTTGCTTTTGCCATCCACTAAATCTGTAGCCTAAAAATTGTAGTCTTATTAAATAGTACTGTTTCTTTTTTTTCACATCAGCAAAAGTATGCATAAACTAAACATTAGAAAATAACTTTTTTTTTGTATTTTACAATTAATTAACAAAACAACCAACCAAAATGACTAACGCATCAACCACAAGTAAAATCCCTACTTGGTTTTATATTATAGCTGTAGTGGCTTTAATTTGGAACTGTATGGGAGTAGTAGCATATTTAGCAGAAGCTTTTATGTCTGATGAAATTTTTTCTTCCCTTACCAAAGAAGTACAAGAGTTATACAACAAAAGACCTTCATGGGTAACAGGGGCATACGCAATAGCCGTTTTTGGCGGTGTATTAGCAAGTATGCTTTTGTTATTGCGTAAAAAACTGGCTAAAACAGTATTTTTAATTTCTTTAGCTGGTGTAATTGCTCAAAATGTTTACACTTTTGTTATTAGTGATGCTCTTAATGTACTTGGCACCTCCTCTATTTATTTTCCTATAGTGATTGTAGTAATTGCAGTTTTATTGTTTTTATTTTCAAATTACGCAACAAAAAAAGGTTGGCTCGCTTAGTTTTTAAATGGTTTTTGTATTTGTACAGTTGCACATAATCTATACAAGAATACCGTTTATCTATGCTAATACAGTTACCCTTATATTTTTGTTTTTAACCGATTTTATTAAACTTAATTTAACATATGGTATAATTTTGTGTTAAATTAAACATAGAGCCCCCCAGCTTTTTATACTCTATTTATTATTATATGAAAATACCGTCTATAAAAATTTCTTGGAAGTTTTCTGTCTTGTTATCTGTACTTTTATTACTAATTGTATCTTTTTCTAATTTTTACGGGTTATTAACAGACAAGTTTCATTTTAACAAAGCAAGTAGTTATTTCTTTATTCTTTTAGCTACAGTACATATTATTTATTTGTATGCTTTTTGGTTTAAACTCACAGAAAACGAGTACCCAGACAAAGAAATGAGAAACTTAGAATATGGGTTTTATGCCATATTTGCTTATTATGTATACAAAATGGTAGATATAGCTAGCATTGTTTTTGGATACAGTTCATATAACGATCTTATTTTACCAGATCACTTTTTACCTGTAGGAATAGTTATTGTACTTGCTTATTTAGGCTTATGTTTAATTACATTACAAATATTTTCTATTCGTAAAAATAAAATTGGCAACTATAGTACAGATTGTTATGAAGAGGAAGATTTAGATACTTGGCCTTAAAAAAACTAAGACAAAACCAATATACAAACATATATAAAATAGCCTCTAGATTTTCTAGAGGCTATTTTTATTGACTAAAACAAATTATCTCTTAACCCAACCTGTTGGAAAAGAGTCGCTGTTTAAACTTAAAGCATGTGTTGTTGGTGCAGTTTCTTGTCCTGACGTGCCTACTAATGGTTTTAGTAAAAATGGAGCCGGACTATTATCTGGAGATGGTTCTACAGAAATAACAACCGTTTTACCTCTAACATCTAAAGGAAAAGTAAAGCCTGTAGGTGCATTGTTAAAGAAATCTTCACCAGGAATTGGAGGTCCAGGATTAGCTCCACTAAAAGGATTACCAGAATCTTCTGCTTGCGCTGTAGGATCCATAAATGTACCAGTTGTAATTGGTCCATCTTCACCTACTACCCAACCTTCATAAACCCAACCATCTGGTAAAATTGGTAATTCTAAGCCAGTTGCTGGTGGTGCGCCTGGTATACCAAACCAAATTCCATATTGGTCATTACCATTATTCATTCCATCATCTTCATCAGTAGGTGTTCTTAAAAAGAATTCTCCGCTTGCACCTGTAAAATCGCCTACTAAATCTGTAATGCTAACAGTTGCTGTTTCTGCTGCAAATGCCCCAGAAAGTAACTTTGTAGTAGCAGGTGCAGGATCATTATCTACAGCAGGTTCTATAGATAAAACATAAGCTGTTGCTTGGTCTAGTGTTTCAGCATCTACACTAAAAGATGTTTTAGAAGGGTTTCCGTTACCATCTACAGTAAATACACCTGTAGATACCGGAGCTCCATTTACTATTATCCAACCTTCATAAACATAATCAGCACCAAGGTCTTCTAAACCTTCAATACCCATAGTTAAGTTTTTTGTTTGTGGTTCATTTGTGTCATCATCCTTATCACAACTAACTACTAAAGCAGTTGCCATAAATAATAAAAGTAATTTTTTCATTTTTAGAGTTTTTAAGATTATGACACAAATTAACGGGTTGTTTTTAACGATGAAATCACAGAAAAGTAAACTTTACATCCAATTTTGTAAGGTATTTGTGATAACTTCTACATTTTATTAAGATAAAAGCTGTAAAAACCTTAATTTCATTGGCAGCTTAATCTTTTTGGCTTTGTGATAGCTTTGTGATATATATTAACTTCTTTGCAACCATATTATGAAACAGATACTTATTATTGAAGACGATCCAGAAATTATTCAATTACTGGAAATACATTTAACAGATATGGTGTATACCACAACTAAAGCTATGGATGGTGAAACCGGCCTAAATTTAGCTTTAGAAAACGATTATGATCTTATTTTGCTTGATCTAACTTTACCTATTATGGATGGTATTGAGGTTTGTAAAAAACTAAGAATCAAAAAAAATACTCCTGTTATAATGCTTACTGCCAAGTCTGAAGAAATTGACCGCGTGTTAGGTTTAGAAATTGGTGCAGACGATTATTTAACAAAACCTTTTAGCATTAGAGAATTGCTTGCACGTATAAAAGCTGTTTTACGTAGGTCTGATGCTCCCAAGGTTGAAGAAAACAATTCTACTACCTTAAATTTTGAAGGACTTTTTATAGATATTGATAAGCGTAAAGTACTACATAACAAACAAAAAATAGATTTATCTCCTAAAGAGTTTGAATTGTTGGTTTTAATGGCATCTAACCCAGGTAGAAATTACTCTAGAACAGAGCTCTTAAATATTATTTGGGGGTATAATTTTGAAGGCTATGAGCATACTGTAAACTCTCATATTAATAGGTTACGTGCAAAAATAGAATCTAATATGGCACAACCAATGTACATACTTACCACTTGGGGAGTTGGCTATAAATTTAATGAAGAAATATAATTATGGGAGCATCAAAAAAAGTTTTAGGCACCAAGCTTATTAAAAAATTATGGCTAGCTTTTATTTTTATTATTTTATTGATGGGAGCTTGTTACGTACTAATAACAGGTTACTTTGCTAATAAATATAATGAAGCTACTATACAAAAAGTAAATGCTAAAGTAGCAAACCACTTAATTGAAGAAAAGTTTCAAAATGCATCTCCTTTTTTAGAAGATGGTAGCGTAAATAAGCCATTGTTTGGAGACTTAATGCATGATATGATGGCGGTTAACCGCAGCATAGAAGTGTATTTACTAGACAGTGCAGGTTCTGTACTTTATTCTGTTGTTTTAAAACATGATGCCAACGAACCTATAAAACACGTTTCCCTTGCCCCAATAAAAGAGTTTATTAAAACAGACGGTCAAAAGTATATTTTAGGTGACGACCCAAGAAATACTGAAGAGAAAAAAATATTTTCTGCTGCTCCTTACAAGAGCGGAGATAAAGAGGGATACATTTATATTATTCTTGCTGGTCAAGAGTTTCAAGCCATAAGTAATAGCTTATTATCTCAGTACTTTATGAAGTTAGGTATTGGCGCTACTCTACTAACTATGCTTTTTGCTGCATTATTAGGACTATTAAGTATTTGGTTTTTAACTAAAAACTTACGTGTAATGATTAGTACTGTAAATAAATTTCAGGAAGGAGACCGTACTGCCCGTATCAAAAATCCAGAAAAATCTGATATTGAAGTCTTTGCCAATTCTTTTAATGATATGGCAGATACTATTGTTAGTAATATTGATAAAATACAATCTGTAGATACATTGCGTAGAGAGTTAATTGCTAATGTATCTCATGATTTAAGAACGCCACTTGCTATTTTAAAAGGATATGTAGAAACACTACAAATAAAAAAAGATACACTTACAGAGGTTCAAAAAGATGAGTACTTACAAATTACTCATAATAATATAGATCGTTTATCAAACTTAATAAATCAATTGTTTGAGTATTCTAAACTAGAGTCAGAACAGGTTACTCCTGTAAAAGAACCTTTTTCTATAACAGAACTATCTTATGATTTAATTGAGAAATTTAAAGTAATCGCAGAAAAAAAACAAATTACACTTCAAATGGATGCTTCTAATGAAAATAACTTTGTGTATGCAGATGTTAGTATGGTAGAACGCGCATTGCAAAATTTATTAGAAAATGCTATTAAGTACACAGAACCAAACGGAAAAGTAACACTAGCTATTAAAAAACAAGCTAAAAAAGTAGAAATTAATATTACAGATACTGGTGCCGGAATACCAATTAATGAGCAACCATATATTTTTGACAGATACAAGCAGCTAGATAAGTCTGAAAAGAAAAGAGGTGCTGGCTTAGGTTTAGCCATAGTTAAGAAAATAATGGAAATGCATGACACCACTATTACTGTACTTAGCAAACCTAAAGAAGGCAGCACCTTTAGTTTTACATTACCTGTGCACTAATGTCTATTTTTTAGTACGGTAACAATATCATTTAATTTAAAGCCTTTTGCTTGTAGTAAAATTAAGTAATGAAATAGTAGATCTGCACTTTCTTCTTTAAATAAGTGGTCATCACTATCTTTTGCTTCAATAACTACTTCTACGGCTTCTTCCCCAACTTTTTGGGCAACTTTGTTAATTCCTTTTCTATAAAGAGATGCTACATAGCTGTCTTTATTTTCTGGGTTTTCTTTACGGTCTGTAATAATATCTTCTAGCGCTGTTAAAAAGCCATAATTGGTTGTGTTTTCTTCTTTCCAACACGTATCTGTACCAGTGTGGCAGGTTGGCCCTACAGGGTTTACAGTAACTAATAAAGAGTCATTATCACAATCTACTTTCATATCAACTAAATTTAAAAAGTTTCCACTTTCTTCTCCTTTAGTCCATAAACGGTTTTTACTTCTACTATAAAACGTTACCTTTTTTGTTTGGTTAGTTTTATCTACCGCTTCTTGGTTCATATAACCAAGCATTAAAACTGTTTTAGTAGCAGCGTCTTGTACTATTGCAGGTACTAAACCATCTGTACTTTTTGTAAAATCTATTGTCATTTTATATAATATTATAATCTAACTGGTATGCCGTTAGTTTTTAATTCTTCTTTTAATTCTTTTATTTCTATTTCTTTAAAATGAAAAACACTTGCTGCCAATGCTGCATCTGCTTTACCATCTTTAAAAGTATCTGTAAAATGCTGAATAGAACCTGCACCACCTGAAGCTATAATTGGAATATTTAGCTCGGTTGATAATTTAGCTAATGCTTCATTAGCAAAACCATCTTTAGTACCGTCATTGTCCATAGACGTAAACAAAATTTCTCCTGCTCCTCTTTTTTCAACTTCTTTTGCCCAATCAAACAAGTTTAATTCCGTAGGTACTTTACCACCAACCAAATGAACAACCCAGTTGCCATCTATATTTTTAGCATCTATGGCAACAACCACACACTGCGATCCAAATTTGGCTGCTAAGTCGTTTATTAATTGTGGATTTTTAACTGCAGATGAATTTATAGATACTTTATCTGCACCATTTTGCAACAATATATCTACATCTTCAATTGATGAAATACCACCACCAACAGTAAACGGTATATTTACTTTTTCTGCAACGCGTAAAACTAGGTCTGCTAATGTTTTTCTACGCTCTTCTGTGGCAGATATATCTAAAAAAACAAGTTCGTCTGCTCCTGTTTTTGCATATATTTCCGCTAATTCTACTGGGTCACCAGCATCACGCAAATCCACAAAATTTATTCCTTTTACAGTGCGACCGTTTTTAATATCTAAACACGGAATTATTCTTTTTGTTAACATAATATTTATGGATCATAGAAAAGAGATAAAAAATAGACTTCTATTTTTCTGTACTCTCTATTCTAAATTCTTATTTATTTAATATAAATTCTTCTAACTGCTTCATAGAAATTCTGTTCTCATAAATAGCTTTTCCAATTATGGTACCTTCACAACCAATTTCGGCTAGTTTTGGCAGTTCATCATAAGTAGAAATTCCTCCACTAGCTATTAGTTTTAAACCTTTTTCTGATGATTGTAAAATTTTAGAATACAAATCAAAAGAAGGTCCTTCTAGCATACCATCTTTACTAATATCTGTACATATAACATAGCTTACACCTTGTTTTTGATATGCTTGTATAAATGGCACCAATTCTTCTTTAGACTCTTCTAACCAACCAGAAACAGCTACTTTTTCATCTTTAGCATCGGCTCCTAAAATAATTTTATTAGCACCAAATTTTTCAAGCCAAAAAGAAAATATCTCTCTATCCTTTACTGCAATACTACCACCAGTTATTTGGTTAGCACCACTTTCAAAGGCTATACGTAAATCATCGTCCGACTTTAATCCGCCACCAAAATCTATTTTTAGGTTTGTTTTAGAAGCTATTTGCTCTAAAATCTTATGGTTTACTATGTGTTTAGACTTTGCACCGTCTAAATCTACTAAATGTAAATACTCAATACCGTGAGCCTCAAACTCTTTAGCAACTTCTAAAGGGTTTTCGTTATATATTTTTTTAGTGTTGTAATCTCCTTTAGACAAGCGTACACATTTGCCATCTATAATATCTATTGCTGGTATTATTCTCATTTTTGTTTTTTTGTAAAAAAGTGTAAAGACTTAATTGCTTGTTAACTTTAGACTTAATTAAACTTCTACATTTCCAGAAAATTCATCAAAATCTGCTCTCCTACTTCACTACTTTTTTCTGGGTGAAATTGAGTTCCGTAAAAATTATTTTTTTGTAATGCCGCACTGTAATCTACATCATAATTGGATGTTGCAATGGTTTCGTTAGTAACTGGAGCATAAAAACTATGAACCATATAAATATGAGATTTCTCTTTTACTTTATTAAAAAGATTTGTTTTTAAGTTTGATATCTCATTCCATCCAATTTGTGGCACTTTTACCTTGTTTGAAAACTTTACAACATCAACATTAAAAATCTCCAAACCTTTTGTTTTTCCTTCTTCAGATGCATTACACATTAGCTGCATTCCTAAACAAATACCCAAAACAGGTTGTTTTAAAGTCGGAATTAAAGTATCTAAACCACTAGCACGTAACTTACTCATTGCACTACTAGCCTCACCTACACCAGGAAAAATAACTTTATCTGCAGCTAAAATATCGTCTACATTATCTGTTAAAACGGCTTCAAAACCTAGTCTTTTTATAGCAAATTTAATGCTCTGTATATTTCCTGCTCCGTAATTTATAATTACTATTTTCATTTTAAACTTTAAGTATTATCACTATTTACAGCATTCCCTTTGTACTAGGTAAAACCATTTTTTCTACATCTCTTTTTACCGCCATTTTTATAGCCTTTGCAAACGCTTTAAAAATAGCTTCAATTTTATGATGTTCGTTTATACCTTCTGCTTTTACATTAAGGTTAGCTTTTGCTCCGTCTGAAAACGATTTAAAAAAGTGCAAAAACATTTCTGTTGGCATATCACCAACCATTTCTCGTTTAAAATCGGCTTCCCAAACCAACCAGTTACGACCACCAAAATCAATTGCTACTTGCGCTAAACAGTCGTCCATTGGCAAACAAAAACCATAACGTTCTATTCCTAGTTTTGTACCTAAAGCCTTAGCAAATACTTCTCCTAAAGCAATAGCAGTATCTTCTATAGTGTGGTGCTCATCTACTTCTAAATCTCCATTTACCTTAATTTCTAAGTCCATTTGACCGTGACGTGCCAATTGGTCTAACATATGATCAAAGAAAGACAATCCTGTTTTTATGTCACTTTTTCCAGTGCCATCTAAATTTACATTTATGTAAATATCAGTTTCATTGGTTTTACGTGTAACTTCAGAAACTCTATCTTTTAGTTTTAAGAACTCGTATATTTTCTCCCAGTCATTGCTTTCTAAGGCTATAACATCGTCTAATTCTTCCCTTTTTACTGTAATTTCCCCGGTACCTAAATTGGTTTCATCATTAATAAAAATACCTTTAGAACCTAAATTTTTAGCTAACTCTATGTCTGTTAAACGATCACCAATAACAAAAGAGTTTGCTAAATCATATTCAGCAGAAAAATATTCGGTTAATAGGCCTGTCCCAGGTTTACGAGTATTTGCATTTTCGTGAGGAAAAGTTCGGTCTAAAAAAACCTTATCAAAAACTACACCTTCATTTTCAAAAGACTTTAAAATAAAGTTGTGTACTGGCCAAAATGTATCTTCAGGAAAAACATCTGTACCCAAGCCATCTTGGTTGGTTATCATTACCAACTCATAATCTAACTCTTTTGCTATTTTTCCTAAATATGTAAATGCTTTTGGATAAAAAATCATTTTTTCAAATGCATCTATTTGTTCGTCTACAGTTTCCTTTATTATGGTACCGTCTCTATCTATAAATAATACTTTTTTCATCTTTTATAGTTCGTTGTAATTCTTTTATAAAAAGAATTACAGTTAGTTATTAATTTGGTTTAGTGCGTTTATTAATTGCTTATTTTCCTTTGGTGTACCTACTGTAAAACGCAATGTATTTTCACATAAAGGCTGTGTAGTTCTATTACGTATTACTATTCCTTTTTCTAAAAGCTGATTGTATCTTTTTGTAGCATCGTCAACTTTAGCAAGAATAAAATTAGCGTCAGAAGCATATACTTTTTCGATAAAACTAACTTGAAGTAACACTTTAGATAAAGCTTCTTTTTCTAACATTATTTTAGATACTTCTTGTTTTACAGAATCTATATCTAAAACACGCTCTTTTGCTCGTTGTTGCGTTAATTCGTTTACATTATAAGGAGGTTTAATTTTATTTAAAACCGATATAATTTCTTCTGATGCAATACAAATTCCTAATCGTACACCTGCCAAACCATAAGCTTTAGATAAGGTTTGAGTAACAATTAAATTAGGATAATTACCTAGTTGAGTCACCCAACTCTCTTGTGGTGAAAAATCGATATAGGCTTCATCAACAACCACTAAACCATTAAACTCCTCTAACAACTGATGCATTTTTGCAGCTGTAAAACTATTGCCAGTTGGGTTGTTTGGCGAGCATAAAAACAAAATTTTACTATTGTTATTTGCTGTAGCTAAAATTTCATCTACATTAGGTTCAAAATTGGCTGTAAGTAACACCTCTTTATTCTCTATATTATTAATACCAGACAACACCTTGTACATACCATAAGTTGGCGGCAACGTTATAATGTTATCTTCTTTAGGTTCGCAAAAAGCTCTGTAGATTAAGTCTAAAACTTCATCACTACCATTGCCTAAAAGCAAATTTTCTGTTTTAACACCTTTTTGTTCTGCTAAAACAGATTTTAAACTACGCTGTTGCGGATCTGGATACCTGTTTACTCCGTTAGAAAACGGATTCTCATTGGCATCTAAAAAAACCATTTCAGTACCATCAGAAACATACTCATCTCTAGCAGAAGAATATGGACTAAGTCCTTTTACATTCTCTCTAGTTAATTTATCTAAGTTAAAATCTTTCATTATTTTAAACTCTTTAAACGTAATGTAACTGCATTTTTGTGTGCTTGTAAACCTTCTGCATCTGCCATTAACTCTATAGCTTCACCTATTTCTTTTATACCTTGTTCAGATATTTTTTGAAACGTAATACTCTTGGTAAAACTATCTAAATTAACACCACTGTATTGTTTTGCATAACCGT carries:
- a CDS encoding DUF2461 domain-containing protein — its product is MKNDVISKNTFSFLNKLKENNTREWFLEHKEEFKIEENAFKGFITLLEEKLNEHDDIEKSKVFRIYRDVRFSKNKTPYKVHLAGSFTRAGARLRGGYYVHIEPGNSFIATGFWAPNKEDLFRIRKELELDASEFREAIGSKKFKAVWGELAGDELKRAPKGFDVEHNDIDLIRKKQYIFTKEFTDKEVLSSNFLDTVNQSFATIRPFFDLMSDVLTTNLNGESILD
- a CDS encoding serine O-acetyltransferase — encoded protein: MTLKSVIKEIELHKKQPNLNFSLKEKTEVFTQKLFYTLFDTQTPVAKNLEELELQFDELVNLACWKLEKPCKKIWDKYVVTLPRILEKLNLDAEAIVNCDPASLSIEEVYMAYPGFYAIAIYRLAHELHAIGFPLVPRLMTEYAHRLTGVDINPGAKIGNSFFIDHATGVVIGETAVIENHVKIYQGVTLGALFVAKNLKQTKRHPTIKNNVTIYANATILGGDTIIGENTIIGGNAWVTSSIPANSKVFHKTEIKIKTTQNV
- the cysM gene encoding cysteine synthase CysM — protein: MSNTILDLIGNTPLVESKVLNTNPNVRLFFKLEGNNPGGSVKDRAAYNMIKSALDRGDIDKNTKLVEATSGNTGIALAMIAGIFKLDIEIVLSEGSTKERIQTMRAYGAKVTLTPAKTGILGARDYADEQVKKGAVMLNQFGNNDNWKAHYKSTGPEIWRDTNKEITHFVSSMGTTGTIMGTSTYLKEQNSNIQIVGVQPKEGAKIPGIRKWPQEYLPKIFDASKVDQIIDVSQEEAEQTTLLLAKKEGIFAGVSSGGAAFAAAKLASTLDSGTIVSIVCDRGDRYLSSGLFG
- the truA gene encoding tRNA pseudouridine(38-40) synthase TruA; translated protein: MKKKKQYYLIRLQFLGYRFSGWQKQPGYKTIEGMLAKTLKFILPERQYKILGAGRTDAKVSALDAAFELFLDGEPLQDLDFFLKDFNKNLPSDIRIVSVKHVKEKFNIIQHSKEKEYVYLFSFGEKNHPYTAPFMANIQDNLDLDLMKKATSLFVGTHNFKSFTAKPKENGKFIRKVNSAEIKENTILKANFFPKKSYAFHIKGEGFMRYQVRMLMGALIQLGKGEVTLSDIEEALKPNSTTKFVFVAPGSGLMLHSLDFKDDV
- a CDS encoding anti-sigma factor gives rise to the protein MKKLLLLFMATALVVSCDKDDDTNEPQTKNLTMGIEGLEDLGADYVYEGWIIVNGAPVSTGVFTVDGNGNPSKTSFSVDAETLDQATAYVLSIEPAVDNDPAPATTKLLSGAFAAETATVSITDLVGDFTGASGEFFLRTPTDEDDGMNNGNDQYGIWFGIPGAPPATGLELPILPDGWVYEGWVVGEDGPITTGTFMDPTAQAEDSGNPFSGANPGPPIPGEDFFNNAPTGFTFPLDVRGKTVVISVEPSPDNSPAPFLLKPLVGTSGQETAPTTHALSLNSDSFPTGWVKR
- a CDS encoding response regulator transcription factor; this encodes MKQILIIEDDPEIIQLLEIHLTDMVYTTTKAMDGETGLNLALENDYDLILLDLTLPIMDGIEVCKKLRIKKNTPVIMLTAKSEEIDRVLGLEIGADDYLTKPFSIRELLARIKAVLRRSDAPKVEENNSTTLNFEGLFIDIDKRKVLHNKQKIDLSPKEFELLVLMASNPGRNYSRTELLNIIWGYNFEGYEHTVNSHINRLRAKIESNMAQPMYILTTWGVGYKFNEEI
- a CDS encoding sensor histidine kinase, whose product is MGASKKVLGTKLIKKLWLAFIFIILLMGACYVLITGYFANKYNEATIQKVNAKVANHLIEEKFQNASPFLEDGSVNKPLFGDLMHDMMAVNRSIEVYLLDSAGSVLYSVVLKHDANEPIKHVSLAPIKEFIKTDGQKYILGDDPRNTEEKKIFSAAPYKSGDKEGYIYIILAGQEFQAISNSLLSQYFMKLGIGATLLTMLFAALLGLLSIWFLTKNLRVMISTVNKFQEGDRTARIKNPEKSDIEVFANSFNDMADTIVSNIDKIQSVDTLRRELIANVSHDLRTPLAILKGYVETLQIKKDTLTEVQKDEYLQITHNNIDRLSNLINQLFEYSKLESEQVTPVKEPFSITELSYDLIEKFKVIAEKKQITLQMDASNENNFVYADVSMVERALQNLLENAIKYTEPNGKVTLAIKKQAKKVEINITDTGAGIPINEQPYIFDRYKQLDKSEKKRGAGLGLAIVKKIMEMHDTTITVLSKPKEGSTFSFTLPVH